One stretch of Lysobacter sp. KIS68-7 DNA includes these proteins:
- a CDS encoding mannose-1-phosphate guanylyltransferase/mannose-6-phosphate isomerase — protein sequence MIPLQPVLLSGGSGTRLWPLSREAYPKQFLPLVGEDTMLQATWLRAAPLAGDTPPIVVANEAHRFLVAEQLRLVGAPVPRIVLEPVGRNTAPAIAVAALQALDDGADPLLLVLPSDHVVGDVDAFRVAVHTASAAAAEGKLVTFGIVPTAPETGFGYIEADANARGVRHVRRFVEKPDHATAEHYVREGGYYWNSGMFLFRASVVLAELERFRPDIVAACRASLDAAKRDGDFVRLDAAAFAACPSDSIDYAVMERTDAAMVLPVDIGWNDVGSWSALWDVTARDADGNAHQGDVISVDSRNSYAYARRLVALVGVDDLVVVETDDAVLVARKDRVQQVKDVVAQLKAAQRTQVSLHREVHRPWGSYDSVDVGEGFQVKRIKVKPGATLSLQSHKHRAEHWIVVRGIARVTRGDDVFDLRANESTYIPIGERHRLQNPGEQMLELIEVQSGDYLGEDDIVRYEDAYGRTG from the coding sequence ATGATCCCACTCCAGCCGGTGTTGTTGTCGGGCGGTTCGGGCACGCGGCTGTGGCCGCTCTCGCGCGAAGCCTATCCGAAGCAGTTCCTCCCGCTGGTCGGCGAGGACACGATGCTCCAGGCCACGTGGCTGCGCGCCGCCCCGCTTGCGGGCGACACGCCCCCGATCGTGGTCGCCAACGAAGCCCATCGATTCCTCGTGGCCGAGCAGTTGCGCCTCGTCGGCGCGCCCGTGCCGCGCATCGTGCTCGAACCCGTGGGGCGCAACACCGCGCCGGCGATTGCCGTCGCCGCGTTGCAGGCCCTGGACGACGGCGCCGATCCCTTGCTGCTGGTGCTGCCGTCCGACCACGTTGTCGGCGACGTCGATGCGTTCCGCGTCGCCGTGCATACCGCGAGCGCGGCAGCGGCCGAAGGCAAGCTCGTCACCTTCGGCATCGTGCCGACGGCGCCGGAAACCGGATTCGGTTACATCGAAGCGGACGCCAACGCGCGCGGCGTGCGTCACGTGCGTCGCTTCGTCGAGAAGCCCGACCACGCCACCGCGGAACATTACGTCCGCGAAGGCGGGTATTACTGGAACAGCGGCATGTTCCTGTTCCGTGCGTCGGTGGTGCTCGCAGAACTCGAACGCTTCCGTCCCGACATCGTCGCCGCCTGTCGCGCGTCGCTGGATGCGGCCAAGCGCGACGGCGATTTCGTGCGCCTGGATGCGGCGGCCTTCGCGGCTTGCCCGTCCGACTCCATCGACTACGCGGTGATGGAACGCACGGACGCGGCGATGGTGTTGCCCGTGGACATCGGCTGGAACGACGTCGGGTCCTGGTCGGCGCTGTGGGACGTGACGGCGCGCGATGCCGACGGCAATGCGCACCAGGGCGACGTCATCTCGGTCGACAGCCGCAACAGTTATGCCTACGCGCGCCGCCTGGTCGCGCTGGTCGGCGTGGACGACCTGGTCGTGGTGGAAACCGACGACGCGGTCCTCGTCGCGCGCAAGGACCGCGTGCAGCAGGTCAAGGACGTGGTGGCGCAGCTGAAGGCCGCGCAGCGCACGCAGGTGTCGTTGCATCGCGAAGTGCATCGCCCGTGGGGCAGCTACGACTCCGTGGACGTCGGCGAAGGCTTCCAGGTCAAGCGCATCAAGGTGAAGCCGGGCGCGACACTTTCGCTCCAATCGCACAAACACCGCGCCGAACATTGGATCGTCGTGCGCGGCATCGCGCGCGTGACGCGCGGCGACGATGTCTTCGACCTGCGCGCGAACGAATCCACCTACATCCCGATCGGCGAGCGCCATCGCCTGCAGAATCCCGGCGAGCAGATGCTGGAGCTGATCGAAGTGCAGTCCGGCGACTACCTCGGCGAAGACGACATCGTCCGCTACGAGGACGCCTACGGCCGGACGGGCTGA
- the purM gene encoding phosphoribosylformylglycinamidine cyclo-ligase has translation MTTPTPLTYRDAGVDIDAGNAVVERIKPLVKRSFRPEVMGGLGGFGAMFDLSGKYKEPVLVSGTDGVGTKLKLAQQLNRHDTIGIDLVAMCVNDVLVQGAEPLFFLDYFATGKLDVDTTVAVVGGIARGCELSGCALIGGETAEMPDMYPPGEYDLAGFCVAAVEKSKILDGAKVRAGDVLLGIASSGPHSNGYSLVRRIYDRAGRPADLDIGGRKLVDALMEPTQLYVKPILELIGKHDVHAMAHITGGGLTENIIRVIPDGLGLDIEASSIVLPPVFDWLQREGAVPNEEMWRTFNCGVGFVLVLAPGDVAAVSSELERLGLAHRPIGAVVAASGDERVRIG, from the coding sequence GTGACCACCCCCACTCCGCTCACCTACCGGGACGCCGGCGTCGACATCGACGCGGGCAACGCCGTCGTCGAACGCATCAAACCGCTGGTCAAGCGCAGCTTCCGGCCGGAAGTGATGGGCGGCCTCGGCGGCTTCGGCGCGATGTTCGACCTCTCCGGCAAGTACAAGGAACCGGTGCTCGTCTCCGGCACCGACGGCGTCGGCACCAAGCTCAAGCTCGCGCAGCAGCTCAACCGCCACGACACCATCGGCATCGACCTGGTCGCGATGTGCGTCAACGACGTGCTCGTGCAGGGCGCCGAGCCGCTGTTCTTCCTCGATTACTTCGCCACCGGCAAGCTCGACGTCGACACGACGGTCGCGGTCGTCGGCGGCATCGCGCGCGGCTGCGAACTCTCCGGCTGCGCGCTGATCGGCGGCGAGACCGCCGAGATGCCCGACATGTATCCGCCGGGCGAATACGACCTCGCCGGCTTCTGCGTCGCCGCGGTGGAAAAATCGAAAATCCTCGATGGCGCCAAGGTGCGCGCCGGCGACGTGCTGCTCGGCATCGCGTCCTCGGGTCCGCATTCCAACGGTTACTCGCTGGTCCGCCGCATCTACGACCGCGCCGGCCGCCCGGCCGATCTCGACATCGGCGGTCGCAAGCTCGTCGACGCGCTGATGGAACCCACGCAGCTGTACGTCAAGCCGATCCTCGAACTGATTGGCAAGCATGACGTACACGCGATGGCGCACATCACCGGCGGCGGCCTCACCGAAAACATCATCCGCGTGATCCCCGACGGCCTCGGCCTCGACATCGAAGCCTCTTCGATCGTGCTGCCGCCCGTGTTCGATTGGCTGCAGCGCGAAGGCGCGGTGCCGAACGAGGAGATGTGGCGCACGTTCAACTGCGGCGTCGGCTTCGTGCTGGTGCTCGCGCCGGGCGATGTCGCCGCAGTGTCTTCGGAGCTGGAACGTCTCGGCCTCGCGCATCGCCCGATCGGCGCGGTCGTGGCGGCCAGCGGCGACGAACGCGTGCGCATCGGCTGA
- a CDS encoding phosphotransferase, with protein MTDTAATPTTLPRETQRLDWARHATHDADLGLARASADAGFRSYWRTTGTEPSRIVMDSPPDKEDVKPWLRIRALLEGNGVRVPHLLAEDTEHGFLLLEDLGPDTYLHVLHADNADALFDDAITQLLRIQATPIPEGMPVYDEALLLRELRLFDEWFLGKHLAIVPDVHDEQTLERVHRVLIDAALAQPQVFVHRDFMPRNLMPAADGPAVLDFQDAVKGPIAYDPLCLFKDAFVSWPQARIDAWLDRYHARAVDAGLPVPPLERFRRDVDLIGVHRHLKVIGIFARLHHRDNKQHYLEDAPRFFAYLDHVLPKYPELAPLAELIERRVKPTLVEYAHWTDGTGDE; from the coding sequence ATGACCGATACCGCCGCCACGCCCACGACCCTTCCGCGCGAAACGCAGCGCCTGGACTGGGCCCGACACGCCACGCACGACGCCGACCTCGGCCTCGCGCGCGCTTCCGCCGACGCCGGCTTCCGCAGCTACTGGCGCACGACCGGCACCGAGCCGAGCCGCATCGTCATGGACTCGCCGCCCGACAAGGAAGACGTGAAGCCCTGGCTGCGCATCCGCGCGCTGCTCGAAGGAAACGGCGTGCGCGTGCCGCACCTGCTCGCCGAAGACACCGAACACGGTTTCCTGTTGCTCGAAGACCTCGGCCCGGACACCTACCTGCACGTCCTGCATGCCGACAACGCCGATGCCTTGTTCGACGATGCGATCACGCAACTGCTGCGCATCCAGGCCACGCCGATCCCCGAAGGCATGCCGGTCTACGACGAAGCCTTGCTGCTGCGCGAACTGCGCCTGTTCGACGAGTGGTTCCTCGGCAAGCACCTGGCGATCGTGCCGGACGTGCACGACGAGCAGACGCTCGAGCGCGTGCATCGCGTGCTGATCGACGCGGCCCTGGCGCAACCGCAGGTGTTCGTGCATCGCGATTTCATGCCGCGCAACCTGATGCCCGCCGCCGACGGTCCCGCCGTGCTCGATTTCCAGGATGCGGTGAAGGGCCCGATCGCCTACGACCCGCTGTGCCTGTTCAAGGACGCCTTCGTCAGCTGGCCGCAGGCGCGCATCGATGCATGGCTCGATCGCTACCACGCGCGCGCCGTCGACGCAGGCCTGCCGGTGCCGCCGCTCGAACGCTTCCGCCGCGACGTCGACCTGATCGGCGTGCATCGCCACCTCAAGGTGATCGGGATCTTCGCGCGCCTGCACCATCGCGACAACAAACAGCATTACCTGGAAGACGCGCCGCGCTTCTTCGCCTACCTAGACCACGTGCTGCCGAAGTATCCGGAACTCGCGCCGCTGGCCGAATTGATCGAACGGCGCGTCAAACCGACGCTCGTCGAATACGCGCACTGGACCGACGGAACGGGCGACGAATGA
- the murU gene encoding N-acetylmuramate alpha-1-phosphate uridylyltransferase MurU, which yields MKALVLAAGLGERMRPLTNTTPKPLLEAGGKPLIAWHLERLAAIGVRDVVVNTSWLAPRFPEVLGDGERWGLKLHFVYEGPTPLETGGGMLNALPLLGDAPFLAVNGDVWTDFDFARLPKEPRGVAHLVLVDNPPQHPAGDFALHAGGRVDDATEGRLTFSGIGLYRPTLFDGWREIIGNALGADETPPRFRTPPLLRAAMARGEVDGMHHAGRWTDVGTPQRLAELDAALRA from the coding sequence ATGAAGGCGCTCGTCCTCGCCGCCGGCCTCGGCGAACGCATGCGGCCGCTGACGAACACGACGCCCAAGCCCCTGCTCGAAGCAGGCGGCAAGCCCTTGATCGCCTGGCATCTCGAACGGCTCGCCGCCATCGGCGTTCGCGACGTCGTCGTCAACACGAGCTGGCTCGCGCCGCGCTTTCCCGAAGTGCTTGGCGATGGCGAACGCTGGGGCCTGAAACTCCATTTCGTGTACGAAGGCCCGACGCCGCTCGAGACCGGCGGCGGCATGCTCAACGCATTGCCCTTGCTCGGCGATGCACCGTTCCTCGCGGTCAACGGCGATGTGTGGACGGACTTCGATTTCGCGCGCTTGCCAAAGGAGCCTCGCGGCGTCGCGCACCTGGTGCTGGTCGACAATCCGCCGCAGCATCCCGCCGGTGATTTCGCACTGCATGCAGGCGGACGTGTCGACGATGCAACCGAAGGGCGCCTGACGTTTTCCGGCATCGGCCTCTATCGCCCGACCTTGTTCGACGGTTGGCGCGAGATCATCGGCAACGCCCTCGGCGCGGACGAAACACCGCCCCGCTTCCGCACACCGCCCTTGCTGCGCGCCGCGATGGCGCGTGGCGAGGTCGACGGCATGCACCACGCGGGGCGATGGACGGATGTCGGCACGCCGCAACGCCTGGCCGAGCTCGACGCTGCGCTGCGCGCCTAA
- the purN gene encoding phosphoribosylglycinamide formyltransferase, which yields MRRLAVLVSGRGSNLQALLDAIASGALDAQVVGVFSDKLQAPALERVMPALRWSRDARSYVHREEFDAELADAIDAVQPDWVVCAGYLRMLGDAFVARFRGRLLNIHPSLLPAYRGLRTHARAIADGATEHGASVHFVSPELDAGAVVAQARVPVLPGDTPDALAQRVLGIEHPLLVAAVKLAVDGRVKEDGDRVLFDGHPLLRPLRVDSAGLLVP from the coding sequence ATGCGCCGCCTGGCGGTCCTCGTCTCCGGCCGCGGCAGCAACCTGCAGGCCCTCCTCGATGCCATCGCATCGGGCGCGCTCGATGCACAGGTCGTGGGCGTGTTCTCCGACAAGCTGCAGGCACCCGCGCTCGAACGCGTGATGCCTGCCTTGCGCTGGAGCCGCGATGCCAGGTCGTACGTGCATCGCGAGGAATTCGATGCCGAACTCGCCGATGCGATCGATGCCGTGCAACCCGATTGGGTGGTCTGCGCCGGCTACCTGCGCATGCTGGGCGATGCCTTCGTCGCGCGTTTCCGCGGCCGCCTGTTGAACATCCATCCGTCGCTGCTGCCGGCCTATCGCGGCCTGCGAACGCATGCGCGCGCCATCGCCGACGGCGCGACGGAGCACGGCGCCAGCGTCCACTTCGTCAGCCCGGAGCTCGATGCCGGCGCCGTCGTGGCCCAGGCCCGCGTCCCCGTGCTGCCGGGCGATACGCCCGACGCGCTGGCCCAACGCGTCCTGGGCATCGAACATCCGCTACTCGTGGCCGCCGTGAAGCTGGCCGTCGACGGGCGCGTGAAGGAAGACGGCGACCGGGTCCTGTTCGACGGTCATCCGCTGTTGCGTCCGCTGCGCGTAGATTCCGCCGGACTTTTGGTTCCATGA
- a CDS encoding DUF3108 domain-containing protein translates to MRRLFATLLLAAAVALPAFAAPSDLKPLEADYTARYMGMEGAGHISLAPSGGQWTYTLRISSSLATLSQSTTFDEKDGHWRPLSGTDAAAVLIKKSNKNAQYDWAKGEATWSGDVKPDRAGPVKLQPGDLDAMLLNLAIARDVNAGKPLHYRMVDDGRAKDLTYTVVGKEAINIGGKSKQATKVSRTDGRRETVLWIVDGLPVPARILQRKDGADEIDLQIKSMP, encoded by the coding sequence ATGCGTCGATTGTTCGCCACGCTCCTCCTTGCGGCCGCCGTCGCGCTGCCCGCCTTCGCCGCACCCTCGGACCTCAAGCCCCTGGAAGCCGACTACACCGCCCGCTACATGGGCATGGAGGGCGCGGGGCACATTTCGCTCGCGCCGTCCGGCGGGCAGTGGACGTACACGCTGCGCATCAGCAGCAGCCTGGCCACGCTCAGCCAGAGCACCACGTTCGATGAAAAGGACGGCCACTGGCGTCCGCTGTCGGGGACCGACGCCGCAGCGGTGCTGATCAAGAAATCGAACAAGAACGCGCAGTACGACTGGGCGAAGGGCGAAGCGACCTGGTCGGGCGACGTGAAGCCCGATCGCGCCGGCCCGGTGAAGCTGCAGCCCGGCGACCTCGACGCGATGCTGCTGAACCTGGCCATCGCGCGCGACGTCAACGCGGGCAAGCCGCTGCACTACCGCATGGTGGACGACGGCCGCGCCAAGGACCTCACCTACACGGTGGTCGGCAAGGAAGCGATCAACATCGGCGGCAAGTCGAAGCAGGCGACCAAGGTGTCGCGCACCGACGGCAGGCGCGAGACGGTGTTGTGGATCGTCGACGGCCTGCCCGTGCCCGCGC
- a CDS encoding DUF3108 domain-containing protein — MNARPALWSACLAVLLPAAVAVAWAQEAAQTAPPAPATTTTAPPAVEAPVRTLAPFDARYAVFRDGKPLGDATLQLVSLANARWRVDLHIEATHGLLGFAGLDLQQSTVFDVNGPHYRPLSQSTVRKALFSKRMATGVYDWSRHAARWTGDVKKTRRGDVALREGDMSGLLINLAVLRDATPGATLQYRFVDDGRARDQQYRVATERETQQIEDLNYAALRVDRVHAGADVTTLWVVEDVPMPIRILQRDDEGGTLELRLIDYREV; from the coding sequence ATGAACGCCCGCCCCGCCCTGTGGTCCGCCTGCCTCGCCGTGCTCCTGCCGGCGGCCGTGGCCGTCGCGTGGGCGCAGGAGGCTGCGCAGACCGCACCGCCCGCCCCCGCCACGACCACCACGGCGCCGCCCGCGGTCGAAGCGCCGGTCCGCACGCTCGCGCCCTTCGATGCGCGTTATGCGGTTTTCCGCGACGGCAAGCCCCTGGGCGATGCCACGCTGCAACTCGTGTCCCTGGCGAATGCCCGCTGGCGCGTGGACCTGCACATCGAAGCCACGCACGGCCTGCTCGGTTTCGCCGGGCTGGACCTGCAACAGAGCACCGTGTTCGACGTCAACGGCCCGCACTACCGTCCGTTGAGCCAGAGCACCGTGCGCAAGGCGCTGTTCTCCAAGCGCATGGCGACCGGCGTTTACGATTGGTCGCGCCATGCGGCGCGTTGGACGGGCGACGTGAAGAAAACCCGCCGCGGCGACGTGGCCCTGCGCGAAGGCGACATGAGCGGCCTGCTCATCAACCTTGCCGTGTTGCGCGACGCCACGCCCGGCGCGACGCTGCAGTATCGTTTCGTCGACGATGGCCGCGCACGCGACCAGCAGTACCGCGTCGCGACCGAGCGCGAAACGCAGCAGATCGAAGACCTGAATTACGCCGCGTTGCGCGTGGACCGCGTCCACGCCGGCGCCGATGTCACCACGTTGTGGGTCGTCGAAGACGTCCCGATGCCCATCCGCATCCTGCAGCGCGACGACGAGGGCGGCACCCTCGAATTGCGCCTGATCGATTATCGAGAGGTATGA
- a CDS encoding AI-2E family transporter: MDTTPAASPIARRWQWAAILVASACVIWLLAPILTPFVFAALLGWLGDPTVDRLQRRGWSRHVAVVLVFGAMTLAVLITLVLLLPLVEKQLSTLIESLPTYRDWFIGTALPWVERKTGFQLLSWLDPDRVFALIRDHWERAGGIAATMLGYLSASGFALVAWIANVVLVPFLTFYFLRDWDLLKERVAALVPRDHIGTVSRLAKESDQVLGAFLRGQFSVMLVLGVLYAIGLWAVGLDLGLLIGFIAGLVSFVPYLGPATGVFLGVLAALVQFGDWYHVALVLGVFGVGQVIESYVLTPRLVGNKIGLHPVAVIFAIMAGGQLFGFLGVLLALPVAAIANVLLRYAHERYTHSRLYAGDRPGIELDEFVDAGIDRPAPNDDHV; this comes from the coding sequence ATGGACACCACGCCCGCCGCATCGCCCATCGCCCGCCGCTGGCAATGGGCTGCGATCCTTGTCGCGTCGGCCTGTGTCATCTGGCTGCTCGCACCGATCCTCACGCCCTTCGTGTTCGCGGCCTTGCTCGGCTGGCTCGGCGATCCCACGGTGGATCGCCTGCAGCGTCGCGGCTGGTCGCGCCACGTCGCGGTCGTGCTCGTGTTCGGCGCGATGACGCTGGCCGTGCTCATCACGCTCGTCCTGCTGCTGCCGCTGGTCGAAAAGCAACTGAGCACACTGATCGAATCCCTGCCGACCTATCGCGATTGGTTCATCGGCACTGCCTTGCCGTGGGTGGAACGCAAGACCGGCTTCCAGTTGCTGTCGTGGCTGGATCCGGATCGCGTCTTTGCGCTGATCCGCGATCACTGGGAACGCGCGGGCGGCATCGCCGCGACCATGCTCGGGTACCTGTCGGCCTCGGGCTTTGCGCTCGTGGCGTGGATCGCGAACGTGGTGCTCGTGCCGTTCCTGACCTTCTACTTCCTGCGCGATTGGGACCTGCTGAAGGAACGCGTGGCCGCGCTCGTGCCGCGCGACCACATCGGCACGGTGTCGCGCCTGGCGAAGGAATCCGACCAGGTGCTCGGCGCCTTCCTGCGCGGGCAGTTCAGCGTGATGCTGGTGCTGGGCGTGCTGTATGCGATCGGCTTGTGGGCGGTGGGGCTGGACCTCGGCCTGCTGATCGGATTCATCGCGGGGCTCGTAAGCTTCGTGCCTTACCTCGGCCCGGCCACGGGTGTGTTCCTCGGCGTGCTCGCGGCGCTCGTGCAGTTCGGTGACTGGTACCACGTCGCACTGGTGTTGGGCGTGTTCGGCGTCGGGCAGGTGATCGAAAGCTACGTGCTCACGCCGCGCCTGGTGGGCAACAAGATCGGCCTGCATCCGGTCGCGGTGATCTTCGCGATCATGGCGGGCGGGCAGTTGTTCGGCTTCCTCGGCGTGCTGCTTGCACTGCCGGTGGCGGCGATCGCGAACGTGCTGTTGCGCTACGCGCACGAGCGTTACACGCACAGCCGCCTGTACGCGGGCGATCGGCCGGGCATCGAACTCGACGAGTTCGTCGACGCGGGCATCGATCGTCCTGCGCCCAACGACGACCACGTCTGA
- the hda gene encoding DnaA regulatory inactivator Hda: MSPAPQLPLALRYPPDQRLEAFVAPPLGALAQLQALAGVQGADWVYVAGPAGVGKTHLALAACAAAEAAGRAAAYVPLKAAAGRLRDALEAFDDRALVALDGLDAIAGHRDDEVALFDFHNRARAAGAGVLYTASVAPDALPLTLPDLRSRLSQCARIVLTPLDDDARREVLRERARRRGLSLDDAAIDWLLRRRGRDLVTLTGLLDVLDRASLAAQRRVTVPFLKQTLGEG, translated from the coding sequence ATGTCGCCTGCTCCGCAGCTGCCGCTGGCCCTGCGCTATCCGCCGGACCAGCGGTTGGAGGCCTTCGTCGCACCACCGCTTGGTGCGCTCGCGCAATTGCAGGCCCTGGCCGGCGTGCAGGGGGCGGATTGGGTGTATGTCGCGGGGCCGGCGGGTGTGGGGAAGACGCATCTCGCGCTGGCTGCGTGCGCGGCTGCGGAAGCGGCGGGGCGCGCTGCGGCCTACGTGCCCTTGAAGGCCGCGGCCGGGCGATTGCGCGATGCGCTTGAGGCGTTCGACGATCGCGCGCTCGTTGCGCTCGACGGCCTGGATGCGATCGCGGGCCATCGCGACGACGAAGTGGCGCTGTTCGATTTCCATAATCGTGCGCGTGCGGCGGGTGCCGGCGTGCTCTATACGGCGAGTGTGGCGCCTGACGCGCTGCCCCTCACCTTGCCCGATCTGCGCTCGCGGCTGTCGCAATGCGCGCGCATCGTGCTGACGCCGCTCGACGACGATGCGCGGCGCGAAGTGTTGCGCGAACGCGCGCGTCGGCGCGGTTTGTCGCTCGACGATGCGGCGATCGATTGGTTGCTGCGTCGGCGCGGGCGCGACCTCGTCACGCTGACGGGATTGCTCGACGTGCTCGATCGCGCGTCGCTCGCAGCGCAGCGACGCGTCACCGTGCCGTTCCTCAAGCAGACCTTGGGCGAAGGCTAG
- a CDS encoding DUF2066 domain-containing protein, translating into MRLAIRLVGALALWLALGTAFAQRVEGDRAGAQGAYQSEINVNGQGEAERNAGFARALSQVLGKLTGTKNAAGLPGVGQEMRHARDYVESYDYRQDEGRSPSGAPTFTTTLIVRFDQDQVDGMAATLGLPIWPEPRPKPVLWLAIDDGRGPRLVALAQTNAARAVLDRAVERGYRLGLPAGSAAEQAAVGAIWRGDTAAIARLSSRYAPPMQLIGKLYRAPEGGWTAEWTFVDSGKVLSSWEGTQPDARRAMATGADGAADALSKKYAKRSTAAGEPGRYTVQIDGIRSSEDYLRAVSYLQGLTVVRGVAPVRANADALVVELDLITGMPGLKRMLGTGEVLYADESELPTSSTVPVLHLR; encoded by the coding sequence ATGCGGCTGGCAATTCGCTTGGTGGGTGCGCTCGCGTTGTGGCTGGCGCTGGGCACGGCCTTCGCGCAGCGCGTGGAAGGCGATCGTGCGGGTGCGCAAGGGGCGTACCAGTCCGAGATCAACGTCAACGGGCAGGGCGAGGCCGAGCGCAATGCCGGGTTCGCGCGCGCGCTGTCGCAGGTGCTGGGCAAGCTCACCGGGACCAAGAATGCCGCCGGCCTGCCCGGCGTGGGCCAGGAAATGCGCCACGCCCGCGATTACGTCGAAAGCTACGACTACCGCCAGGACGAAGGCCGCTCGCCCTCCGGCGCGCCGACCTTCACCACGACGCTGATCGTCCGCTTCGACCAGGACCAGGTGGACGGCATGGCCGCCACGCTGGGCCTGCCGATCTGGCCGGAACCGCGCCCCAAGCCGGTGCTGTGGCTCGCCATCGACGACGGCCGCGGCCCGCGCTTGGTCGCGCTGGCGCAGACCAACGCCGCGCGCGCGGTGCTCGACCGGGCGGTCGAACGCGGCTATCGCCTCGGCCTGCCGGCGGGCAGCGCCGCGGAACAAGCGGCCGTCGGTGCGATCTGGCGCGGCGATACCGCCGCGATCGCGCGCCTGTCCTCGCGTTATGCCCCGCCGATGCAGCTGATCGGCAAGCTCTACCGTGCGCCGGAAGGCGGCTGGACGGCCGAATGGACCTTCGTCGACAGCGGCAAGGTGCTGTCGAGTTGGGAAGGCACGCAGCCCGATGCGCGCCGCGCGATGGCCACCGGCGCCGACGGCGCCGCCGACGCGCTCTCGAAGAAGTACGCCAAGCGCAGCACGGCCGCCGGCGAACCGGGCCGCTACACCGTGCAGATCGACGGCATCCGCAGCAGCGAGGATTACCTGCGCGCGGTGTCCTACCTGCAGGGCCTGACCGTCGTGCGCGGCGTCGCGCCGGTGCGCGCGAATGCCGATGCGCTCGTGGTCGAACTCGACCTCATCACGGGCATGCCGGGGCTCAAGCGCATGCTCGGCACGGGTGAAGTGCTCTACGCCGACGAAAGCGAACTGCCCACCAGCTCCACCGTGCCCGTGCTGCACCTGCGCTGA